A portion of the uncultured Draconibacterium sp. genome contains these proteins:
- a CDS encoding virulence RhuM family protein, whose amino-acid sequence MEGNKSQIVIYQTSDGLTKIDVRLENETVWLTQEQIANLFGKAKSTINEHIKNVFKEGELIESEVSQKFGISEFQQKAPIHYNLDVIISVGYRVKSPQGTQFRIWATKRIHEYIVKGFTMDDERLKQHGARSRYFEELLQRIRDIRSSERNFYQKVTDIYATSIDYKKDDEQTKLFFATVQNKMHYAVHGLTAAEMIKNRVDASKPFLGLTNFKGNYITQKDVGIAKNYLSEDELKQLNLIVTLYLDFAELQATNGRLMKMNDWIQKLDDFLKISEKELLKDAGTVSHKQAIEKANEEYKKYRETEDKKYISDFDREMKKLIDENKKKK is encoded by the coding sequence ATGGAAGGAAATAAATCTCAAATAGTTATATATCAAACTTCTGATGGACTAACAAAAATTGATGTTCGATTGGAAAACGAGACTGTTTGGCTAACACAAGAGCAAATTGCAAATCTTTTCGGTAAAGCCAAATCGACAATAAACGAGCATATAAAAAACGTTTTCAAAGAAGGAGAACTTATAGAAAGTGAAGTTTCACAGAAATTCGGAATTTCCGAATTTCAGCAAAAAGCACCAATTCATTATAATCTTGATGTTATAATCTCTGTTGGCTATCGTGTAAAATCTCCGCAAGGCACTCAATTTCGTATTTGGGCAACAAAGCGCATACACGAGTACATTGTAAAGGGTTTTACGATGGACGATGAACGCCTGAAACAACACGGTGCTCGTTCACGATACTTCGAGGAACTTTTACAACGCATTAGAGACATTCGAAGTAGTGAAAGAAATTTCTACCAGAAAGTAACTGATATATATGCCACAAGTATTGACTATAAAAAGGATGATGAACAAACTAAACTATTTTTTGCAACCGTTCAAAATAAAATGCACTATGCTGTTCATGGGTTGACCGCTGCCGAAATGATTAAAAACAGAGTTGATGCATCTAAACCATTTCTCGGCTTAACCAACTTCAAAGGAAATTATATCACACAAAAAGATGTTGGGATAGCAAAAAACTATCTTTCGGAAGATGAGCTTAAACAATTGAACTTAATCGTTACATTATATCTTGACTTTGCTGAATTGCAAGCAACTAATGGACGTTTAATGAAAATGAATGATTGGATTCAAAAATTGGATGACTTCTTAAAAATTAGTGAGAAAGAGTTATTGAAAGATGCAGGAACTGTAAGCCATAAGCAAGCAATTGAAAAAGCTAATGAAGAATACAAAAAATATAGAGAGACGGAGGATAAGAAATACATCTCTGACTTTGACAGGGAGATGAAAAAGCTAATAGACGAAAATAAGAAGAAAAAGTAA
- a CDS encoding HU family DNA-binding protein: MSILYSKIQRVNPRNPQADRKWYLVPNRVEQKTEKEIAEALSKNTTLSRGEAALVVDELQAVIQNSLLDGYSVQMGDWGSFQLTFNCTGTDTEAECTADKITSVNIRFRPGKQMKEALSKATFVAR, from the coding sequence ATGTCGATATTATATTCAAAAATTCAACGGGTGAACCCACGCAACCCACAAGCCGACCGGAAATGGTACCTGGTGCCCAACCGCGTGGAACAAAAAACAGAAAAGGAGATTGCCGAAGCATTGAGTAAAAACACCACCTTAAGCCGTGGTGAAGCGGCCCTGGTAGTAGATGAGCTGCAAGCCGTGATCCAGAATTCCCTGCTTGATGGCTATTCGGTGCAAATGGGCGACTGGGGCTCGTTTCAGCTAACGTTTAACTGCACCGGCACGGATACCGAAGCGGAATGTACGGCCGATAAAATTACCTCGGTCAACATCCGTTTCCGCCCCGGCAAACAGATGAAAGAAGCCCTTTCTAAAGCAACTTTTGTGGCTCGTTAG
- a CDS encoding RteC domain-containing protein, translated as MLEYITNLRKQTDELIESIESSNTNVLKKSLEASRVLAESFDKLKQFILSYKFRDEMEEITFFKEIKPKFCYRLIYYRKIYNIEMNRPAGANKQKEYLSEQLNEINKYNVKRLDFIRYYRSGASHLDSLYFLRGKMDTEQYLETFYFELDPNFSTNCDFKVAKILSNDMLSAYLMHEIELLNTSGLTPFHFGFPATKLTWKGTKTELMEQLYSWDSDNSFGDVPLTQLSDYIQKVFNIQLDKNLSRSFSDMKIRNVPTPFLDNLKNALLKRMGRKSE; from the coding sequence ATGCTTGAATACATTACTAACCTGCGTAAACAGACCGATGAATTAATAGAGAGTATTGAGTCATCGAATACCAATGTCTTAAAAAAATCGCTCGAAGCATCGCGAGTGCTTGCTGAATCGTTTGACAAACTAAAACAATTTATTCTTTCTTATAAATTTCGGGACGAAATGGAAGAGATTACCTTTTTTAAAGAGATTAAACCGAAATTTTGTTACCGCTTAATTTATTACCGAAAAATCTACAACATCGAAATGAACCGCCCTGCAGGAGCCAACAAACAAAAGGAGTATCTCTCCGAACAGTTGAATGAGATTAATAAATACAACGTTAAGAGGCTGGATTTTATTCGTTATTACCGTTCGGGGGCTTCTCATCTTGATTCCCTATATTTTCTTCGAGGAAAGATGGATACCGAACAGTACCTGGAAACCTTCTATTTCGAATTGGATCCCAATTTTTCAACAAACTGCGATTTTAAGGTTGCAAAAATATTATCAAACGATATGTTATCAGCTTATCTGATGCATGAAATAGAGCTGTTAAATACTAGCGGATTAACGCCATTTCATTTTGGCTTCCCTGCTACCAAACTCACATGGAAAGGAACAAAAACAGAATTGATGGAACAGCTTTACTCATGGGATAGTGATAATTCTTTCGGCGATGTCCCCCTAACACAATTATCCGATTACATCCAAAAAGTTTTTAATATCCAGTTGGATAAAAACCTATCGCGTTCATTTAGCGATATGAAAATCCGAAATGTCCCTACCCCATTTCTTGACAACTTAAAAAATGCTCTGTTAAAACGAATGGGACGTAAATCTGAATAA
- a CDS encoding helix-turn-helix domain-containing protein, translating into MYIDQKYFDSWMNRLTSQLEKIGRKIDRQDNSITPKIDDEVLLDNQDLCLLLKVSQRTLQRFRTSGKLPYRLIGRKVYYLESDVTNFIHDGFPKKL; encoded by the coding sequence ATGTATATCGACCAAAAATATTTTGATTCGTGGATGAATCGACTAACAAGTCAACTGGAGAAAATTGGTCGTAAAATTGATCGTCAGGACAATTCCATTACACCAAAAATTGATGATGAGGTTTTACTTGATAATCAGGATCTATGTCTTTTACTAAAAGTAAGCCAACGAACCTTACAACGTTTTCGCACTTCCGGGAAACTACCTTATCGATTAATTGGGAGAAAAGTTTACTATCTGGAATCGGATGTTACTAATTTTATTCATGATGGATTTCCTAAGAAATTGTAA
- a CDS encoding ATP-binding protein, with protein MSSEQKENYINIVQQSGQRMLNTVNDIVEISKIEAGLAIVKKELIFVNERIEELVRFFTPEAQKKGIQLVVKELLPISEHKLLTDRNKMDSILTNLIKNAIKYTESGDITIGCHLIGSEAEFYVKDTGIGIPTNRKEAIFNRFEQADIEDTRGFEGSGLGLAICKSYVEMLGGRIWVESEEGLGSTFYFTMPVAGKSDEKSINDNKIFLNYKNMKSITNKLKILIAEDDKISRKYLTLLINGYADEILEAENGIKAVEVCRANTDIDLILMDIQMPEMNGYEATREIRKFNKDVIIIAQTAFALFGDREKVLDAGCNDYISKPIEKEVLRRKIQKILKGLNVCRSEVKKI; from the coding sequence TTGAGTAGTGAGCAAAAGGAAAACTATATTAATATTGTCCAGCAAAGCGGGCAACGTATGTTGAATACAGTGAACGATATCGTAGAAATTTCAAAGATTGAGGCGGGCCTGGCTATTGTTAAAAAGGAACTTATTTTTGTGAATGAACGGATTGAAGAATTGGTTCGTTTTTTTACCCCTGAAGCTCAAAAGAAAGGAATACAACTAGTAGTAAAAGAGCTATTGCCCATATCCGAACACAAGCTTTTAACCGACCGAAATAAAATGGATTCCATACTCACTAACCTTATTAAGAATGCGATAAAGTATACTGAATCGGGAGACATTACCATTGGCTGTCATTTAATCGGTTCAGAAGCGGAGTTTTACGTTAAAGATACAGGAATAGGTATTCCGACAAATCGCAAGGAGGCTATCTTTAACCGATTTGAACAAGCTGACATTGAAGATACAAGGGGTTTTGAGGGATCAGGATTAGGACTGGCTATTTGCAAATCGTATGTTGAAATGCTAGGAGGAAGAATTTGGGTAGAAAGTGAAGAAGGTTTAGGCTCAACATTTTATTTTACCATGCCGGTAGCAGGTAAATCAGATGAAAAATCAATTAACGACAATAAAATTTTCTTGAATTATAAAAATATGAAATCTATAACCAATAAATTGAAAATATTAATTGCTGAAGACGATAAAATCTCACGAAAATATCTTACTCTTCTTATTAATGGTTATGCTGATGAGATTTTGGAAGCAGAAAATGGAATTAAGGCCGTTGAAGTTTGCCGAGCTAATACCGATATTGATTTAATTCTGATGGATATTCAAATGCCAGAAATGAATGGCTATGAAGCAACCCGTGAGATCAGAAAATTTAACAAAGATGTAATTATCATTGCACAAACTGCCTTTGCCCTTTTCGGAGACAGAGAGAAAGTGCTTGATGCAGGATGTAATGATTACATTTCAAAACCTATTGAAAAAGAAGTTTTACGGAGAAAAATTCAAAAAATACTTAAAGGATTAAATGTATGCAGGTCAGAAGTTAAAAAGATATAA